The genomic segment GACGGCGGCGCGTGTCAAGAAATCCGCTCGCCGCAATAACCGAATAACCAGCGCATCCAGAAATGCGGCCGATTTTTAGCGCCCGCCATACCTTCGCGAACTAGGGTTGAGCGAGTGAATTCTTCTTCATCTGTGCGAGGGAGCCGCGCATGGCGGAGCGCAGAAATCGGCAACACGTCGATCCGTTTCAAACCAGCATCTTCATTCGCATCGTCGCTTACGCGTTCATCTACCAGCTCACAGTCTGGAATCTGATGTTCGGCTGGCGACTGTTGCAATCCGGCGAGAGCGTCACCGTAGGCTATCGCCAGTTCTTCTACGAAAACTATCCCATGCTCCTGTGCGTGCTGTTGCTCGCGCCGGCCTTTGCGTGGGACGCCGTGAAATACTGCCATCGCGTGGCGGGACCGATCTACCGGTTTCGCTCGGTGATGCGGCAGATTACCGCCGGCGAGCCAGTGCGCCGCGTCAAGCTGCGCCAGGGCGATCAACTCCTCGGCATGCAAGACGACTTTAACGACATGCTCGACGCCGTCGCCGCGCGCGGCGGCGTGACGCTCATCGACGCCAGCGCCAAGCCCCCCGAGGCGTCGCCCAGCACGCTGCCGATGTTCGATGCGCCTCGCCAGGTCTCCGGTCAATAACACCCAGCGATTGTCGCGATGCTGTTCACCAACCGCCATCGAGAGCCTGCTCGTCGCCAGTCGCGCCGCAGACGCGGCGCCACGCTGGTCGAGTATTGCTTTGTGCTCTCGCTCATCTCGGTCGTCGGCATTGGCGGCGCACGCTCGCTGGGCACGATGGTCAATGGCACATTCAAGTCCCTGGGCGCGGCAGCCGGCAAACCGCCCGCCGGCGGAAATAAAGGCGGCAACAAGGGAGGGAACAAAGGCGGCAAGGGCAATCAAGGTGGCAACAAGGGGGGCAATAAAGGTGGCAGCAAGGGCGGTAAAGGCGGTGGCGCTAAAGGAGGCGGCGCCAAGGGGGGCGGCAGCAAAGGTCGCGGTCGATAACCTATCGCCACGCCCCTGCATGCATCGCGATCCCGCCTCAATTGAGCGACGGGTCGTCCGGCACGTGCTTGATTCCTAATAGCGACACCAGATTCGTGTCGGCCAACTCGCGGCTGATCTTTTCCCACAGATCAACCTCTTGCCCCAGCACTTGCTCCGGCCGCGCCGGGCCCACGAGCCAGGCGCCCTGCTCCAGTTCCCCCTCCAATTGCTCCGGTCCCCAGCCCGCGTAGCCCGCAATAAATCGCGCCGGCTCGTCACCTTGAGAAACCAGCTTCTCCAGCGAATCTGGCTGCACGGTGTAGTATAGCCCCGGCAGCACCTCGATGTCGGCCTGCTCGCTGCGCGCGTGCAGCGCCACCAGCGGCCCTTCGATCGGCCCCCCCAGGTACAGCGGCGCGTCGACCGCGCAAGGGCTGTGTTTCACTTGCTCCCACACCTTGCGCACCGTGGCATCGGTCGGCCGGTTGAGCACCAGTCCCATCGCTCCCATCTCGTCGTGCTGCACGATCAAGACCACCGTGCGCAAAAAATTGGGGTCGTTCAGTTCACTCGACGCCACCAAAAAATGACCGCGTAAAGAGTTCACGACGCTTCCCTGGGTTCCTTGGCCTTGCGCGGGCTGGCTTGCCGCTTGGCGTCTAATATACCGCAGCCGGCAACTCCGCTGAACGAACCCGCGCCGCTCACCAACCAGACGGCAATCCCCACAAGCCGGGCGTGACCAGCTCGACAGCGTTCCCCGCCGGGTCGCGAAAATAGATCGATCGCGCGCCCGGCGGCCAGGTCACCTCCTGCTCGATTGGCACGCCCTGCTCCGCCAGCCGGCGTTTCCAATCGTCGTAGGTGTCGGCGTCGATCCCCAAGGCAAAATGCCCCGGTCCTCGTGGGCCGTGCGCGGGCAGCACATCGCCCTTCAAGGTCGCATCGGGACGAAACACCAGCAACATCCGATCGCCGGCGTAAAAGAACACATGATGCCCCGCTTCGCGATGCACCAACTCTAGCCCCAGCACGTCGCGATAAAACGCCTCGGCGGCCTCCAGGTCGTCGGCATAAACTCCCGTCTCCACGACGGTGCGAACTTTCGTCATGTGGTTCCCTTCAATGACTGGCAGACTGCTAGACTATCGCAGTCGGCCGTTCACGCCAAACCGGGGGGAAACCATGAATCCGGCTCTCACCACCACCGCGTTCGAGTTGCCAGGCTTTCGTGTCGTGCAAAACCACGGCGTCGTCCGCGGCATCATCGTCCGCTCGCGCTCCATTCTCGGCACGCTCGGCGGCTCGCTGCAAACGATCCTGGGCGGCAATATCAGCCTCTTCACTTCGCTCTGCGAAAAGACCCGCTCCGACGCCTTCGCCATGATGACCGAGCACGCCGAGCAACTCGGCGCCAACGCCATCATTGGCGTCCGCTACGACGCCACCGAACTGATGCAAGGCGTTACCGAAGTACTCTGCTACGGCACCGCCGTCGTCGTTGAGCCGGAATAAGCCGAGCCAGAGCAGCAAGTCCCAACACAAAAAAAAGAGGCCCGCGGATCGCTCCACGGGCCTCGCAATGCTTGCGTTGTTGGTCCTGTCAGCGTCGCAGCGCGGCGGTTACCGCACTGCCTCAGCCAGCATTCGCGTGTTCGGAATGCTGTGCCGATTCAACAGGCCCTCCTCTTCCGTCTCGATCGTGGTGGCCACGGGGCCCACTTCGCGCACGCGCCCTTCCATGCCCGCCACGCGGACATAGTCGCCGGCGTGCAATCGTTGCCGCGTGTAGTACCCGGCCAGGATGCCTCCCATCACGTCGCGGCCTCCCAGACCGAACGCCAGGCCAAAGCCGAGCGCCACGGCGCCGAAGGCGATCAGAATCAACTCGCGCAACAATTCGAACTTGATGCCGAGCTGGTCGAACGCGGCGATGAAGGTCATCAGGGCCAGTACGTAGTAGCAGCCGTTGGCCAAGGTCTCCGCGTAGTTAATGCCCACGCGGTCCGCGCTGGTCGCCACCACACCACGCAAGAAGCCCGCCACCAGCAGCCCGATCACCACCAACACGGTCGCCACCAGCAACCGCGGAATATAGGCCACGATCTGCGCCATGGCGTCGGATACGGTTTCCAAACCCAGCAGGTTGAAGGCTGCCGTCAGAAATACCGCCATCGTCAGCCAGAAGACGATGCTGCCGACAATCCACGGCACGCTGCGGGCAATGCCCACCTGCTTCATCGATGTGGCCAGGCCGCTGCGGTCGGCGGCGGTTTGCAGGCCAATCGCTTCGGCGACCGTGGTCGCCACGCGGGCCAGCAGTCGAGCCGCGATGTAGCCCACCACCAGCACGACCAACATCGCCAGGATGTTCGGCAGGAGTTGCAGGATTTGGCGAAACGCGTCCTGAAAGCTCGTCACGAAGACGTCGCTCCACGTCTCCACCCGAGTGAAATCGAGTTGCGGCACGGCGTGTGTCGCCTGCACGGGCATGGTGAGCGGCGTGGTAATGACCGGAGTCGATTCAGCCACCGGCGTCGCTTGGCCCACTGCGGCCCACAAGAGATTGGTCAACATGGCGGTGCTCCTATTCGTGAATGCGTGTGTTGCGGTTGCTTACTTGTCCCGTCCTGGCTGGCGACTCTTGGCCGACGTCGTTCGCTTCTGCTGAGTCCCGGCCGTTTGGATCGGGCAAGTTGTCTAATGTTGTGTGGTCGCAAATCGATCAGTGGTCACACTCGGCACAAGATTCTTTTGCGTAACAGATCGGTTGGAAGTCGAACTTACACGTCGTAGTAGTTGTGAGCGTGCGGCGCACGGAGCGGACGTCGGTCTTCTGCGGGGGGCCGCTCCGCCCCCGCCCCTCGCCCGCGCGCAGCAATGCCTGGGGAAGCCGCAGGCCGAGTGAACTGCGTGCTTCGACCTTCGCCCCGCTTGCGGGGAGAAGGTGGCCGAAGGCCGGATGAGGGGCCTGCCTCGCGCCCGCGCGCAAAGCTCGCTTTGAAGAAAGCAATTCTTCTCCTCGTTGGCGCCTTGGCGTGAGCTTCATCCGTCCTCACCTCCCGCTCGGCCCGCGCTGGTCCTTCTTCGGCGGGATCGCCAAGGTCTGTCGCAGCAGGTCGCCAAGCGGCCGACCAAACTCAGTCATGGCGTGCGGCAGCGCTAGCCCCACGAACTCGACTAGGTGCGTGATCGCCAGCGAGGTGTTGAGTCGCTGATGCACCTGCTCGTCGATGCCGGCAGGCGCTTCGGGCACTTCCACGTCGCGCAGCTTTTCCAATAGATCGAAGCTCATCACGGCGCCTCCAAAGGGCCAAATTTGTCTTGTAGTTTTTCGCGCGCTCGACTCATGCGCATCTTGCAAGCGCTGGGGGTCAAATCGAAGATCTGCGCCAACTCTTCAAAGGTGTAGCTCTCGGCGTATTTCAAAATCAACATGGCCCGATCCTCTTCGTCGAGCGAGTCGAGCATCTGATAGACGTCCATCGCCATGCCTTGTTGATCGGCGCGGTCGCCGCGCTCGGCGCTGTTCTCCAGCGTTCCCTCTCCGGCCACTTGCTCGCGGCGCAAGCGCCTGCCGCGCCCGCGGCGCATGGTCAGGCAAACGCGCACGGCAATGCCATGCACCCAGGTGGAGAACTTCGATCGGCCCGCGAACTTCGTCCGGTGAAAGAACATGCGGACAAAGACTTCTTGCGCCGCGTCGTGAGCGTCGGCTTCGTTGCCCAACAGGCGATAACACACCTGCCACACGCGCCGACGAAAGCGCTCGACCAGCGCCTGAAACGCCAGCCCATCCGAGCCTTCGCGCGCCGCTTCGGCCGCTAGCTCTTCGTCAGTTCGCGCCGTGATGTCCAAAACCGCCACCAAGCCGCTCCCAGACCCGAATGGGTCCATCGGGTCGCCTGACAATCATTGAGTCGCCGACTGCGGCAAGCTGGTCACATTGCCGTAAAAAGGGCGAAACCAGCCAACTCTCCGGCGCGCCCCTCGGCACAATCGCTATAAGCGTGGCCGATGGCGCAGGCTCGGCAAAGAGCAATCGCGCCGGCGCCGTTTTGCTGGCGCTGGCGCCAGCGCGGGTTTGCTGGCGACCGCGCGGCTTTTCCCACCCGCATAACCGGCGCCGCCGACTCTAGCGGCGCTTGGTTCGCGGACGATGAAACCCAACGGAGGCGACCGCGCGCCGGTCGACTCCCGCGCCGCGCTGTTCGTGAAGCTGCAAGGGGTGTCAGGAGGTAAAGGATGCCGCCGCGCCGCAACCTGTCGTTACCGGTCGTGCTCGCCACGACGATCGCCTGCGCGCTGGTCGCCGCGGCGCCGGCGCGCGCGCAGCTCATTGCCACCGACGGCGCCGGCGACGAGCCTTCGTTCTTCGACAAGATGACGCAAAAGTTCAAAGCGACCTTCAAGAAAAAAGAGCCCGATCCGCCCCCCGACCACGCCAAAATTCCCGATCCCTGGACCAACTCCAAAAAGGCCAAGGATCCCGACGCCGATCTGTTCATTTCGTTCGCCGACGTGCAGATGCGCGGCGAAAACTACAAGGCCGCCGAGTCGAACTATCGCCGCGCCTTGGAAAAAGAACCAAACAACCCCGCCGCGCTCGCCGGCATGGCCCATGTCCAAGAGGGCAAGGGGGAGCCCGAGAAGGCGGTGGAGTTTTACCGCCAGGCCATCGCCGCCGCCCCGCGCGACGCCGCGCTGTTCAACGATCTGGGACTCTGCCTCATGCAACAAGGCAAGTTCAACGACGCCGTGGCCGCTTTCGAACAGGCCATCGCCCTCGATCCCGCCAAAAAGCTCTATCGCAACAACATTGCCCGCGCGCTCGTCGCGCTCGGCCGCCTGCCGGGCGCCTATCAGCACCTGTCCGCCGTCAACGATCCTTCCATCGCCTACTACAACCTCGGCTACCTGCTGAACGAACGGGGCGATCACCGCCGCGCGATGATTCACTTCGGCAAAGCGCTGGAGATCAATCCGCAGTTCGTCCAGGCGCGACAGTGGTACACCTCGCTCGGCGGTGTCGAGGCGCCTCCCCCCATGCTGGCGCAGCGCCCCGTGATGCCTCGGCATCCCGCGCCGCGCCAACCGATGCCACAGGCGCCGCAGCAGCAACTGCCACCAGCGGTGCAGCAACCAGTGCCGCAACAGCCTTTGCCCCCCGCGCTGCAACAATCAGCGCCGCCGCCGGCCAATACAACGACCTCCGTGCCCATCGCGCCCGCTTATGTTCCGCAGCCAGCGGCCCAGCCATCGTCAGACGCCAGCGCGCTCGCCCCGCAATCGGTCGCCATCGGCACGCAAGCGCCCACCGCCGCGCCGCCATCTCAAGCGGCTCCCACTGTCGAGTCGGCCGTCGCCGCAGATCCGCAACTCGCCGACCAGCAATCCGCCGCGCCGGCCATGCAATCAAGCCTTGCGATTGTCCCCACCAGCGCGCCCCCAGCGGCGCCGCAATTGTCGCCAGCGGCGCACAGCGGCCCCGAAACATCAACCACCATTGAGCCCGCTCCGGCGCAAACCGAGCTGGCAACGACGGCGCCGGTCGAATCACTCGCGCCGCTGCCGGCGCAGCCAAGCGCCGAGACGACCGCACTGCCGACTGCGCCGGCAATTGCGCCGACCGCGGCGCCGGCGATTACCGCTAGCCAAGCTCCGCCCCTCCCGCCACCATTGATCCGCGCGCCTGGCTTGGACGTTGCCCCCCACATGAATAGTACGGCCAGCGCCGACGCTCCCCCCCTCGTCCCGCAAACCAGCGCGGTGGAGATCGCCGGCGGCGACCAGCCTGTCTTTGTCGAAGCGCCCGTGCCAACGACGAATGTCGCCAGCGCCCCGCCGATCGATGTGGCCCCCAGCGATGTTGTCCCCGGCGATTCCATCGCGCCCTCTGACGAGTCGTTAGCGGCGGAGTCCATCGAGCCAACCGCCGAACCGGAGTCCGCGCCCCGTATCCAGCGCTGGGTCTTGTCGCGCGTCGCTCGCAAACAGGGGCAGCGTGTCCCCACGGCGCCGGCGTCTCAACTGGAAAACCCACAATCCACCGCCGCCAAAGCCGAGCCGGCCGAGCAAGTCACCGATCAACGAGCGTATCGCCCGCCGTCGCGCTATTAATGGGCCGCTAGGCCTCGGCTGCGATCGGCGAGACCAATTCCCCGATCGAACTGATGCTCGCCACCACCCGATCGCCCGGCTTGAGAAACGTGCCGGTCGCCTTGCCCACCCCGGCCGGTGTGCCGGTCGAGATGATGTCTCCCGGCTCCAGCGTCACGAAGCTGGAGATGAACTCGATCACTGCCGCCACCGGAAATATCTGCTGCGCGCTCGACGCGTCTTGCCGCGTCTCGCCGTTCAAGGTCAGCTTCAAGTGGAGCTTTTGCGGGTCGGGGATCGCGTCGGCGCTGGTCACGCACGGCCCGCAAGGGCAAAAGCTGTCGGCCCATTTGCCGTGCAGCCAGTCGAAGAAATCATCGTTCTTGCGCGGCTTGCGCCCCGGATTCGGCTTGAAGTGTCGATCCGAGATGTCGTTCACCACCGTATAGCCGGCAACATACTCCAGCGCGTCCGCCTCCTTGGCGTGCTTCACGCGCTTGCCGATCACCACCGCCAGTTCGCACTCCCAATCGATCTGCTGGGGAGAGACTTTGGGTATGTAAACCGGCTTGCCCGGATCGTTGAGCGTCGTGCTGGCCGGCTTCAAAAAGACGTACGGAAACGTCTCTGCTCGCTCCGCCGCCTGGCCGCCCCCCTCCTGAATGTGCGCCGCGTAGTTGCCCGCCAGCAGCAGCAACTTGTTCGGCCGCGGGATCGGCGCCAGCAGTTCCACCGCGCTGGTCGGCGTCGTCCCCTCAGGCAGCGACTTGCCCGCCAGATTCTCCACCCAGCGCGCCACCTTTTGCGCGGCGGCAAAGTGCTCTCCGTGCGGCAAATAGTCGAGCAGGTTCTCGCTCGCCGGTAGCTTGAGATTTTCGTGCGTGGCGTCGGCGTAGGCCTTCGCTCCGCCGGCCAGCGGCACAATGTGCTGCTCGTCGTACAGCCCGGCAAGAATCTGATCGCGATGGCGATAGCGGCAAAGTCGCATGACGGCTGACTCCCGGCGGTTGCTGGCAGGCGCCTCGCTCCGTCAACAAATCACATGCGACTGGCTCCGCCCGACGCCAACGTCAACTCGCCGTTAGCGCTTGGGCGCCCGCGCGTAGGCCAGCCGGCCAAAGCGGTATCCCGTGCCGCG from the Pirellulales bacterium genome contains:
- a CDS encoding Flp family type IVb pilin, with the protein product MLFTNRHREPARRQSRRRRGATLVEYCFVLSLISVVGIGGARSLGTMVNGTFKSLGAAAGKPPAGGNKGGNKGGNKGGKGNQGGNKGGNKGGSKGGKGGGAKGGGAKGGGSKGRGR
- a CDS encoding YqgE/AlgH family protein, with translation MNSLRGHFLVASSELNDPNFLRTVVLIVQHDEMGAMGLVLNRPTDATVRKVWEQVKHSPCAVDAPLYLGGPIEGPLVALHARSEQADIEVLPGLYYTVQPDSLEKLVSQGDEPARFIAGYAGWGPEQLEGELEQGAWLVGPARPEQVLGQEVDLWEKISRELADTNLVSLLGIKHVPDDPSLN
- a CDS encoding VOC family protein, with protein sequence MTKVRTVVETGVYADDLEAAEAFYRDVLGLELVHREAGHHVFFYAGDRMLLVFRPDATLKGDVLPAHGPRGPGHFALGIDADTYDDWKRRLAEQGVPIEQEVTWPPGARSIYFRDPAGNAVELVTPGLWGLPSGW
- a CDS encoding YbjQ family protein, whose protein sequence is MNPALTTTAFELPGFRVVQNHGVVRGIIVRSRSILGTLGGSLQTILGGNISLFTSLCEKTRSDAFAMMTEHAEQLGANAIIGVRYDATELMQGVTEVLCYGTAVVVEPE
- a CDS encoding mechanosensitive ion channel, coding for MLTNLLWAAVGQATPVAESTPVITTPLTMPVQATHAVPQLDFTRVETWSDVFVTSFQDAFRQILQLLPNILAMLVVLVVGYIAARLLARVATTVAEAIGLQTAADRSGLATSMKQVGIARSVPWIVGSIVFWLTMAVFLTAAFNLLGLETVSDAMAQIVAYIPRLLVATVLVVIGLLVAGFLRGVVATSADRVGINYAETLANGCYYVLALMTFIAAFDQLGIKFELLRELILIAFGAVALGFGLAFGLGGRDVMGGILAGYYTRQRLHAGDYVRVAGMEGRVREVGPVATTIETEEEGLLNRHSIPNTRMLAEAVR
- a CDS encoding RNA polymerase sigma factor encodes the protein MAVLDITARTDEELAAEAAREGSDGLAFQALVERFRRRVWQVCYRLLGNEADAHDAAQEVFVRMFFHRTKFAGRSKFSTWVHGIAVRVCLTMRRGRGRRLRREQVAGEGTLENSAERGDRADQQGMAMDVYQMLDSLDEEDRAMLILKYAESYTFEELAQIFDLTPSACKMRMSRAREKLQDKFGPLEAP
- a CDS encoding tetratricopeptide repeat protein; this translates as MPPRRNLSLPVVLATTIACALVAAAPARAQLIATDGAGDEPSFFDKMTQKFKATFKKKEPDPPPDHAKIPDPWTNSKKAKDPDADLFISFADVQMRGENYKAAESNYRRALEKEPNNPAALAGMAHVQEGKGEPEKAVEFYRQAIAAAPRDAALFNDLGLCLMQQGKFNDAVAAFEQAIALDPAKKLYRNNIARALVALGRLPGAYQHLSAVNDPSIAYYNLGYLLNERGDHRRAMIHFGKALEINPQFVQARQWYTSLGGVEAPPPMLAQRPVMPRHPAPRQPMPQAPQQQLPPAVQQPVPQQPLPPALQQSAPPPANTTTSVPIAPAYVPQPAAQPSSDASALAPQSVAIGTQAPTAAPPSQAAPTVESAVAADPQLADQQSAAPAMQSSLAIVPTSAPPAAPQLSPAAHSGPETSTTIEPAPAQTELATTAPVESLAPLPAQPSAETTALPTAPAIAPTAAPAITASQAPPLPPPLIRAPGLDVAPHMNSTASADAPPLVPQTSAVEIAGGDQPVFVEAPVPTTNVASAPPIDVAPSDVVPGDSIAPSDESLAAESIEPTAEPESAPRIQRWVLSRVARKQGQRVPTAPASQLENPQSTAAKAEPAEQVTDQRAYRPPSRY
- a CDS encoding fumarylacetoacetate hydrolase family protein; translated protein: MRLCRYRHRDQILAGLYDEQHIVPLAGGAKAYADATHENLKLPASENLLDYLPHGEHFAAAQKVARWVENLAGKSLPEGTTPTSAVELLAPIPRPNKLLLLAGNYAAHIQEGGGQAAERAETFPYVFLKPASTTLNDPGKPVYIPKVSPQQIDWECELAVVIGKRVKHAKEADALEYVAGYTVVNDISDRHFKPNPGRKPRKNDDFFDWLHGKWADSFCPCGPCVTSADAIPDPQKLHLKLTLNGETRQDASSAQQIFPVAAVIEFISSFVTLEPGDIISTGTPAGVGKATGTFLKPGDRVVASISSIGELVSPIAAEA